Below is a genomic region from Caulobacter rhizosphaerae.
GAGCCCCGGCCGCCACAAGTCGCGAGTCGTTCGCATGTCCGAAAAACCCTCTTGGCTCAAAGCGCACGGGACGCCGTGGGGCGTCACCCGGGAAACCGTCGTCTACGACAATCCCTGGATCACCCTGACCGAGTACGACGCCGTCGCGCCCACCGGCCGGCCGGCCCTGTACGGCAAGGTGACGTTCAAGAACCGGGCGATCGGCGTCGTGCCGCTGCACGCCGACGGCACGGTCACCCTGGTGGGCCAGAACCGCTTTCCCCACGCCAACTACAGCTGGGAGATCCCCGAGGGCGGCGCGCCGCTGGACGAGGATCCGCTGGACGGCGCCAAGCGCGAACTGGCCGAGGAGGTCGGGCTGCAGGCCGCCGACTGGCGGCTGATCCTGACCATGGAGCTGTCCAACTCGATCACCGACGAGATCTGCCACGGCTACCTGGCGATGGACCTGACGCCGACGGCCACAGC
It encodes:
- a CDS encoding NUDIX domain-containing protein; translation: MSEKPSWLKAHGTPWGVTRETVVYDNPWITLTEYDAVAPTGRPALYGKVTFKNRAIGVVPLHADGTVTLVGQNRFPHANYSWEIPEGGAPLDEDPLDGAKRELAEEVGLQAADWRLILTMELSNSITDEICHGYLAMDLTPTATAPDDTEDLAIARVPFGQALDAAVSGHMPDSLTVALLLRVHHMAVKGQLPADLARLVLADARS